The Oryza glaberrima chromosome 9, OglaRS2, whole genome shotgun sequence genome includes a window with the following:
- the LOC127784755 gene encoding uncharacterized protein OsI_031781 isoform X3: protein MAKAVALLLAAIAASAVLVQVECYTPVEKSFNKALLAPVDKRLDEATQAINEAVDSVVAAAPPAKKDEVEAATWKRRMFAFAALGMAQGDEKKVGATSLAYKKAAKAVLDAAPADKFKLMDESFKVAAMEVIAS, encoded by the coding sequence ATGGCCAAAGCCGTCGCCCTACTCCTTGCAGCCATCGCGGCATCGGCCGTGTTAGTGCAAGTGGAATGCTACACCCCCGTCGAGAAGAGCTTCAACAAGGCCCTCCTCGCCCCTGTTGATAAGCGCTTGGATGAGGCAACTCAGGCCATCAACGAGGCCGTCGACTCTGTTGTGGCTGCTGCCCCACCAGCAAAAAaggatgaagttgaagctgCCACGTGGAAGCGGAGAATGTTCGCCTTTGCTGCTCTCGGGATGGcccaaggagatgagaagaaagttgGTGCAACTTCACTTGCCTACAAGAAAGCAGCTAAAGCTGTCCTCGATGCCGCCCCAGCTGACAAGTTTAAGTTGATGGATGAATCCTTCAAAGTGGCTGCTATGGAGGTAATCGCATCATGA
- the LOC127783765 gene encoding uncharacterized protein OsI_031781-like, with translation MAKAVALLLAAIAASAVLVQVECYTPVEKSFNKALLAPVDKRLDEATQAINEAADSVVAAAPPAKKDEVEAATWKRRMFAFAALGMAQGDEKKVGATSLAYKKAAKAVLDAAPADKFKLMDESFKVAAMEVIAS, from the coding sequence ATGGCCAAAGCCGTCGCCCTACTCCTTGCAGCCATCGCGGCATCGGCCGTGTTAGTGCAAGTGGAATGCTACACCCCCGTCGAGAAGAGCTTCAACAAGGCCCTCCTCGCCCCTGTTGATAAGCGCTTGGATGAGGCAACTCAGGCCATCAACGAGGCCGCCGACTCTGTTGTGGCTGCTGCCCCACCAGCAAAAAaggatgaagttgaagctgCCACGTGGAAGCGGAGAATGTTCGCCTTTGCTGCTCTCGGGATGGcccaaggagatgagaagaaagttgGTGCAACTTCACTTGCCTACAAGAAAGCAGCTAAAGCTGTCCTCGATGCCGCCCCAGCTGACAAGTTTAAGTTGATGGATGAATCCTTCAAAGTGGCTGCTATGGAGGTAATCGCATCATGA
- the LOC127783766 gene encoding uncharacterized protein OsI_031781-like gives MQVEYYAPVEKSFNKALLAPVDKRLDEATQAINEAADSVVAAAPPAKKDEVEAATWKRRMFAFAALGMAQGDEKKVAATSLAYKKAAKAVLDAAPADMFKLMDESFKVAAMEVIAS, from the coding sequence ATGCAAGTGGAATACTACGCCCCCGTCGAGAAGAGCTTCAACAAGGCCCTCCTCGCCCCTGTTGATAAGCGCTTGGATGAGGCAACTCAGGCCATCAACGAGGCCGCCGACTCTGTTGTGGCTGCTGCCCCACCAGCAAAAAaggatgaagttgaagctgCCACGTGGAAGCGGAGAATGTTCGCCTTTGCTGCTCTCGGGATGGcccaaggagatgagaagaaagttgcTGCAACTTCACTCGCCTACAAGAAAGCAGCTAAAGCTGTCCTCGATGCCGCCCCAGCTGACATGTTTAAGTTGATGGATGAATCCTTCAAAGTGGCTGCTATGGAGGTAATCGCATCATGA
- the LOC127783767 gene encoding uncharacterized protein OsI_030282-like: protein MAKAVALLLAAIAASAVLVQVECDAPVEKSFNKGLLAPVDKRLDEAAQAINEAADSVVAAAPPAKKDEVEAATWKRRMFAITALGMAQGDEKKVAATSLAYKKAAKAVLDAAPADKFKLMDESFKVAVMQVIAS, encoded by the coding sequence ATGGCCAAAGCCGTCGCCCTACTCCTTGCAGCCATCGCGGCATCGGCAGTGTTAGTGCAAGTGGAATgcgacgcccccgtcgagaaGAGCTTCAACAAGGGCCTCCTCGCCCCTGTCGATAAGCGCTTGGATGAGGCAGCTCAGGCCATCAACGAGGCCGCCGACTCTGTTGTGGCTGCTGCCCCACCAGCAAAAAaggatgaagttgaagctgCCACCTGGAAGCGGAGAATGTTCGCCATAACTGCTCTCGGGATGGcccaaggagatgagaagaaagttgcTGCAACTTCACTTGCCTACAAGAAAGCAGCTAAAGCTGTCCTCGATGCTGCCCCAGCTGACAAGTTTAAGTTGATGGATGAATCCTTCAAAGTGGCTGTTATGCAGGTAATCGCATCATGA
- the LOC127783769 gene encoding uncharacterized protein OsI_030282 — MAKAVALLLAAIAASAVLVQVECDAPVEKSFNKALLAPVDKRLDEAAQAINEAADSVVAAAPPAKKDEVEAATWKRRMFAITALGMAQGDEKKVAATSLAYKKAAKAVLDAAPADKFKLMDESFKVAVMQVIAS; from the coding sequence ATGGCCAAAGCCGTCGCCCTACTCCTTGCAGCCATCGCGGCATCGGCAGTGTTAGTGCAAGTGGAATgcgacgcccccgtcgagaaGAGCTTCAACAAGGCCCTCCTCGCCCCTGTCGATAAGCGCTTGGATGAGGCAGCTCAGGCCATCAACGAGGCCGCCGACTCTGTTGTGGCTGCTGCCCCACCAGCAAAAAaggatgaagttgaagctgCCACCTGGAAGCGGAGAATGTTCGCCATAACTGCTCTCGGGATGGcccaaggagatgagaagaaagttgcTGCAACTTCACTTGCCTACAAGAAAGCAGCTAAAGCTGTCCTCGATGCTGCCCCAGCTGACAAGTTTAAGTTGATGGATGAATCCTTCAAAGTGGCTGTTATGCAGGTAATCGCATCATGA
- the LOC127783770 gene encoding uncharacterized protein OsI_030282, with protein sequence MAKAVALLLAAIAASAVLVQVECDAPVEKSFNKALLAPVDKRLDEAAQAINEAADSVVAAAPPAKKDEVEAATWKRRMFAITALGMAQGDEKKVAATSLAYKKAAKAVLDAAPADKFKLMDESFKVAVMQVIAS encoded by the coding sequence ATGGCCAAAGCCGTCGCCCTACTCCTTGCAGCCATCGCGGCATCGGCAGTGTTAGTGCAAGTGGAATgcgacgcccccgtcgagaaGAGCTTCAACAAGGCCCTCCTCGCCCCTGTCGATAAGCGCTTGGATGAGGCAGCTCAGGCCATCAACGAGGCTGCCGACTCTGTTGTGGCTGCTGCCCCACCAGCAAAAAaggatgaagttgaagctgCCACGTGGAAGCGGAGAATGTTCGCCATAACTGCTCTCGGGATGGcccaaggagatgagaagaaagttgcTGCAACTTCACTTGCCTACAAGAAAGCAGCTAAAGCTGTCCTCGATGCTGCCCCAGCTGACAAGTTTAAGTTGATGGATGAATCCTTCAAAGTGGCTGTTATGCAGGTAATCGCATCATGA